The Alkalinema sp. FACHB-956 DNA window TCGTGAGGGCGTCGCGCAGGCTGGTGGGGCGTTGGGTGAGGAGGGTGAGAAGGTCGGGGGGGATGGTTTGCAGTTTTTCCCATTGGGCGATCGCGTCGCCGGGGCTGCCCTGGGCAAGGTCGAGGATTTCGGGTTGGTTGAGGATGTCGGCGCGATCGGTGTGGCGGAGTACGTCGGCGACTTGGTCGGGGGAGAGGCGATAGAAGGGGATGGTTTGGCAGCGGGAGACAATGGTGGGGAGGAGGGCTTCGGGGCTGGGGGCGAGGAGGATGAGGGTGGCTTGGCCGGGTTCTTCGAGGGTTTTGAGGAGGCCGTTGGCGGCGGCTTCGGGCATGGTGTGGGCTGCCTCTAGGACGATGACCGATCGCGGGGCTTCTAGGGGGGGGCGGCTGAGAAATTGGCTGATTTCGCGGATTTGTTCTAGGCGAATGATGGGGGGGGTTTTGCGTTTGGCTCCGGCGGCTTCGGCTTCTTGGGCGGTGAGGCGTTTGCCCTGGTGGAGGTAGGTGGGTTCGACCCAGAGGAGGTCGGGGTGGTTGCGTTGTTGGATGCGGCGGGTGAGGGCGGGGGTGGGGGAGTGATTAGGGGAGAGAAGGAGTTGGAGGAAGCATTGGGCGGTGAGGCGTTTGCCGATGCCGTTGGCTCCGGTGA harbors:
- a CDS encoding DNA polymerase III subunit delta', translating into MSTVFAPLIGQPAAIELLTQAVSRDRIAPAYLFTGANGIGKRLTAQCFLQLLLSPNHSPTPALTRRIQQRNHPDLLWVEPTYLHQGKRLTAQEAEAAGAKRKTPPIIRLEQIREISQFLSRPPLEAPRSVIVLEAAHTMPEAAANGLLKTLEEPGQATLILLAPSPEALLPTIVSRCQTIPFYRLSPDQVADVLRHTDRADILNQPEILDLAQGSPGDAIAQWEKLQTIPPDLLTLLTQRPTSLRDALTIAKQIAKTLDTEAQLWLLDYLQQTYWRSTTNLSLLQPLEQAKKHLAAYVQPQLVWEVALMKLMQA